Proteins from one Thioflavicoccus mobilis 8321 genomic window:
- the bioC gene encoding malonyl-ACP O-methyltransferase BioC, producing MTSPAIDKAAARRAFTRAASGYDGAAVLQREIADRMLERLDYIRLEPQLVLDLGAGTGYAIDGLQRRYRGARVLALDFAEPMLHQARRRGSWRRRPECLCADAERLPLADATVDLIFSNATFQWCNDLARTFSECWRVLRPGGLLLFSTFGPDTLKELRAAWSAVDGHPHVSGFIDLHDIGDALLRARFADPVMDAERLTLTYERVADLMRDLKQLGASNAASARLRGLTGRRRLAAVEAAYEADRVDGRLPASYEVVYGLGWAPLQRPVADGVAVPFSAIDRRLGGGR from the coding sequence CTTTACGCGGGCCGCCTCGGGCTACGACGGCGCCGCCGTCCTCCAGCGCGAGATCGCCGACCGGATGCTGGAGCGGTTGGACTACATCCGCCTGGAGCCGCAGTTGGTCTTGGATCTCGGCGCCGGCACCGGCTACGCGATCGACGGCCTCCAGCGCCGCTACCGTGGGGCTCGGGTGCTGGCGCTCGACTTCGCCGAGCCCATGCTGCACCAGGCGCGTCGGCGCGGCAGTTGGCGGCGCCGGCCGGAGTGCCTGTGCGCCGATGCCGAGCGCCTGCCGCTCGCCGACGCGACGGTCGACCTGATCTTCTCCAACGCGACCTTCCAGTGGTGCAACGACCTCGCGCGGACCTTCTCCGAGTGCTGGCGGGTGCTGCGCCCAGGGGGGCTGCTGCTGTTCTCGACCTTCGGCCCGGATACGCTCAAAGAGCTGCGCGCTGCCTGGTCGGCGGTCGACGGGCACCCCCACGTCAGCGGTTTTATCGACCTGCACGACATCGGCGACGCGCTGCTGCGGGCCCGTTTCGCCGATCCGGTCATGGATGCCGAACGCCTGACGCTGACCTACGAGCGGGTCGCCGACCTGATGCGCGACCTGAAGCAACTCGGCGCCAGCAATGCCGCCAGCGCCCGGCTGCGTGGCCTGACCGGGCGACGCCGGCTGGCCGCGGTCGAGGCCGCCTACGAGGCCGATCGTGTCGATGGGCGCCTCCCGGCGAGTTACGAGGTGGTCTACGGCCTGGGCTGGGCGCCGCTGCAACGGCCGGTCGCGGACGGGGTGGCGGTGCCGTTCTCGGCGATCGACC